One window of Vitis riparia cultivar Riparia Gloire de Montpellier isolate 1030 chromosome 5, EGFV_Vit.rip_1.0, whole genome shotgun sequence genomic DNA carries:
- the LOC117914625 gene encoding uncharacterized protein LOC117914625 isoform X1: MASHLGASLRATARSAVPVSHRHKHRVAVTVLVRRSGGRGASRIRVSDGGDSYLDMWKKAVDQERKGMEFQRIAGNSGGEDDGESAEALERKSDEFMKILEVSKEERDKVQRIQVIDRAAAAIAAARAILQESKSGEEELGYSRVEGSGSESGGGTGVQQGGNGTQNGVLFVPQSQTSVNSTPGPDFWSWTPPMDSEGKSDDAGNLQTARTSSPYLTPAKSLMEKEQSVDFLPIPFESRFSESSHNPLLPPLQSLTEVGKVDVSSSSLEIPSLKREDELGVLFLGHAAEAVHALDEVDGALSHGVSPDGSRWWRETGIEQRPDGVVCRWTLIRGVSADHVVEWEDKFWEAADKFQYKELGSEKSGRDATGNVWREYWKESMWQDCGLMHMEKTADKWGKNGKGDEWHEKWWEQYDASGKADKWAHKWCSIDPNTQLEAGHAHVWHERWGERYDGHGGSMKYTDKWAERCEGDAWTKWGDKWDENFDPNSHGVKQGETWWEGKHGERWNRTWGEGHNGSGWVHKYGKSSSGEHWDTHEEQDTWYERFPHYGFYHCFENSVQLREVQTPPQLS, translated from the exons ATGGCTTCGCATCTGGGTGCATCGCTACGCGCTACCGCACGCTCTGCGGTTCCTGTTTCTCACCGACACAAACACCGAGTTGCTGTTACAGTTCTGGTGAGAAGAAGTGGAGGCAGGGGAGCGTCGAGGATTAGGGTTTCGGATGGCGGGGACTCGTACCTCGACATGTGGAAGAAGGCGGTGGACCAGGAGAGGAAGGGCATGGAGTTCCAGAGGATTGCAGGCAACTCCGGTGGAGAGGACGATGGGGAGAGTGCAGAGGCATTGGAGAGGAAGAGCGACGAGTTCATGAAGATTCTGGAGGTTTCTAAGGAGGAGAGGGACAAGGTGCAGAGAATTCAGGTCATTGACCGAGCTGCCGCAGCGATCGCGGCGGCGAGGGCCATTCTTCAGGAGAGTAAGTCGGGAGAGGAGGAGTTGGGATATTCTAGAGTTGAGGGTTCGGGGAGTGAGAGTGGTGGAGGAACGGGGGTTCAGCAGGGAGGTAATG GAACACAGAACGGGGTCTTGTTTGTGCCTCAGTCTCAAACATCTGTGAATTCAACACCAGGTCCAGATTTTTGGTCTTGGACACCTCCTATGGATAGTGAGGGAAAATCCGATGATGCCGGTAACTTGCAGACAGCAAGAACATCTTCTCCGTATCTTACTCCAGCCAAATCATTGATGGAGAAAGAGCAATCTGTAGATTTTCTCCCAATTCCATTTGAGAGCCGGTTTTCTGAAAGCAGCCACAATCCTCTTCTTCCACCACTTCAATCATTGACAGAGGTTGGCAAAGTGGATGTTTCTAGTTCCAGTCTAGAGATACCTTCCTTAAAAAGGGAAGATGAACTTGGCGTTCTATTTTTAGGACATGCAGCAGAAGCTGTTCATGCTCTTGATGAGGTGGATGGAGCATTGTCCCATGGAGTAAGTCCTGATGGATCAAGGTGGTGGCGGGAGACAGGGATTGAACAAAGACCTGATGGTGTGGTTTGCAGGTGGACGCTGATCAGGGGTGTCAGTGCTGATCATGTTGTTGAGTGGGAAGATAAGTTTTGGGAGGCTGCTGACAAGTTTCAATATAAGGAACTTGGCTCAGAGAAATCAGGGCGTGATGCAACAGGAAATGTATGGCGTGAATATTGGAAAGAATCAATGTGGCAG GATTGTGGGCTTATGCACATGGAGAAAACTGCTGACAAGTGGGGAAAGAATGGAAAAGGTGATGAATGGCATGAGAAATGGTGGGAACAATATGATGCCTCTGGCAAAGCAGATAAATGGGCCCACAAATGGTGCAGCATTGATCCAAACACACAACTTGAGGCTGGTCATGCTCATGTTTGGCATGAAAG ATGGGGTGAGAGGTATGATGGGCATGGTGGCAGCATGAAGTACACTGATAAATGGGCTGAGCGTTGTGAAGGTGATGCTTGGACTAAATGGGGTGATAAATGGGATGAGAACTTTGATCCAAACAGCCATGGCGTCAAGCAGGGGGAGACGTGGTGGGAAGGGAAGCACGGAGAGCGGTGGAATCGCACATGGGGTGAGGGCCATAATGGTTCTGGATGGGTGCACAAGTACGGGAAGAGCAGCAGCGGGGAGCACTGGGATACACATGAGGAGCAAGACACTTGGTACGAGAGATTTCCACACTACGGTTTCTATCACTGCTTTGAGAACTCAGTCCAGCTCCGGGAAGTTCAGACTCCACCCCAGTTGTCGTGA
- the LOC117914625 gene encoding uncharacterized protein LOC117914625 isoform X2: MASHLGASLRATARSAVPVSHRHKHRVAVTVLVRRSGGRGASRIRVSDGGDSYLDMWKKAVDQERKGMEFQRIAGNSGGEDDGESAEALERKSDEFMKILEVSKEERDKVQRIQVIDRAAAAIAAARAILQESKSGEEELGYSRVEGSGSESGGGTGVQQGGTQNGVLFVPQSQTSVNSTPGPDFWSWTPPMDSEGKSDDAGNLQTARTSSPYLTPAKSLMEKEQSVDFLPIPFESRFSESSHNPLLPPLQSLTEVGKVDVSSSSLEIPSLKREDELGVLFLGHAAEAVHALDEVDGALSHGVSPDGSRWWRETGIEQRPDGVVCRWTLIRGVSADHVVEWEDKFWEAADKFQYKELGSEKSGRDATGNVWREYWKESMWQDCGLMHMEKTADKWGKNGKGDEWHEKWWEQYDASGKADKWAHKWCSIDPNTQLEAGHAHVWHERWGERYDGHGGSMKYTDKWAERCEGDAWTKWGDKWDENFDPNSHGVKQGETWWEGKHGERWNRTWGEGHNGSGWVHKYGKSSSGEHWDTHEEQDTWYERFPHYGFYHCFENSVQLREVQTPPQLS, from the exons ATGGCTTCGCATCTGGGTGCATCGCTACGCGCTACCGCACGCTCTGCGGTTCCTGTTTCTCACCGACACAAACACCGAGTTGCTGTTACAGTTCTGGTGAGAAGAAGTGGAGGCAGGGGAGCGTCGAGGATTAGGGTTTCGGATGGCGGGGACTCGTACCTCGACATGTGGAAGAAGGCGGTGGACCAGGAGAGGAAGGGCATGGAGTTCCAGAGGATTGCAGGCAACTCCGGTGGAGAGGACGATGGGGAGAGTGCAGAGGCATTGGAGAGGAAGAGCGACGAGTTCATGAAGATTCTGGAGGTTTCTAAGGAGGAGAGGGACAAGGTGCAGAGAATTCAGGTCATTGACCGAGCTGCCGCAGCGATCGCGGCGGCGAGGGCCATTCTTCAGGAGAGTAAGTCGGGAGAGGAGGAGTTGGGATATTCTAGAGTTGAGGGTTCGGGGAGTGAGAGTGGTGGAGGAACGGGGGTTCAGCAGGGAG GAACACAGAACGGGGTCTTGTTTGTGCCTCAGTCTCAAACATCTGTGAATTCAACACCAGGTCCAGATTTTTGGTCTTGGACACCTCCTATGGATAGTGAGGGAAAATCCGATGATGCCGGTAACTTGCAGACAGCAAGAACATCTTCTCCGTATCTTACTCCAGCCAAATCATTGATGGAGAAAGAGCAATCTGTAGATTTTCTCCCAATTCCATTTGAGAGCCGGTTTTCTGAAAGCAGCCACAATCCTCTTCTTCCACCACTTCAATCATTGACAGAGGTTGGCAAAGTGGATGTTTCTAGTTCCAGTCTAGAGATACCTTCCTTAAAAAGGGAAGATGAACTTGGCGTTCTATTTTTAGGACATGCAGCAGAAGCTGTTCATGCTCTTGATGAGGTGGATGGAGCATTGTCCCATGGAGTAAGTCCTGATGGATCAAGGTGGTGGCGGGAGACAGGGATTGAACAAAGACCTGATGGTGTGGTTTGCAGGTGGACGCTGATCAGGGGTGTCAGTGCTGATCATGTTGTTGAGTGGGAAGATAAGTTTTGGGAGGCTGCTGACAAGTTTCAATATAAGGAACTTGGCTCAGAGAAATCAGGGCGTGATGCAACAGGAAATGTATGGCGTGAATATTGGAAAGAATCAATGTGGCAG GATTGTGGGCTTATGCACATGGAGAAAACTGCTGACAAGTGGGGAAAGAATGGAAAAGGTGATGAATGGCATGAGAAATGGTGGGAACAATATGATGCCTCTGGCAAAGCAGATAAATGGGCCCACAAATGGTGCAGCATTGATCCAAACACACAACTTGAGGCTGGTCATGCTCATGTTTGGCATGAAAG ATGGGGTGAGAGGTATGATGGGCATGGTGGCAGCATGAAGTACACTGATAAATGGGCTGAGCGTTGTGAAGGTGATGCTTGGACTAAATGGGGTGATAAATGGGATGAGAACTTTGATCCAAACAGCCATGGCGTCAAGCAGGGGGAGACGTGGTGGGAAGGGAAGCACGGAGAGCGGTGGAATCGCACATGGGGTGAGGGCCATAATGGTTCTGGATGGGTGCACAAGTACGGGAAGAGCAGCAGCGGGGAGCACTGGGATACACATGAGGAGCAAGACACTTGGTACGAGAGATTTCCACACTACGGTTTCTATCACTGCTTTGAGAACTCAGTCCAGCTCCGGGAAGTTCAGACTCCACCCCAGTTGTCGTGA